One window from the genome of Labeo rohita strain BAU-BD-2019 chromosome 10, IGBB_LRoh.1.0, whole genome shotgun sequence encodes:
- the LOC127172407 gene encoding olfactory receptor 51E2-like, protein MSSVQSDSSTNETFVRPATFFISDFSNIPHARYYYVFLSLVYVVTVLGNSFIMCIIYLAHRLHTAKYIAVFHLALSDLCGSSALIPKIIDMFLFDHQVVSYEACLTNMFFVYHFMNLQSLTLLALAYDRLVAICFPLRYHAIVTKPAMFLIIGVMWIVSMAVFSVLVGLVNRLSFCRSNVVNSYFCDYAPICGLACNDISINILMGKISYGLLICTPLILIVISYFCISVALLKIAHGADRIKAIKTCTSHLLLVAMFYLPILCNVVASVTTPLHPNVQIINNSLAQIIPPMLNPIIYTLKTEEVMQSIKELYKRSKVNPTKGRKIKAVG, encoded by the coding sequence ATGAGCTCTGTGCAGTCAGACTCCTCTACAAATGAGACCTTTGTTCGTCCTGCtacattttttatcagtgatTTTTCTAATATTCCACATGCAAGATACTATTATGTTTTCCTCTCTCTGGTATATGTTGTGACTGTTTTGGGGAATTCATTTATCATGTGTATCATATATTTGGCCCACAGGCTTCACACAGCCaaatacattgctgtttttcatCTGGCACTTTCTGATCTGTGTGGAAGCTCAGCTTTGATTCCAAAAATCATagacatgtttttatttgaccatCAGGTTGTTTCATATGAAGCGTGtttaacaaatatgttttttgtataTCATTTCATGAATCTGCAATCTTTGACACTACTCGCTTTGGCTTATGACAGACTGGTTGCTATTTGTTTTCCTTTACGGTATCATGCCATTGTAACCAAACCAGCCATGTTTCTGATCATAGGCGTGATGTGGATTGTATCTATGgcagttttttctgtacttgTAGGTTTGGTGAATAGACTCTCTTTTTGCAGGTCTAATGTAGttaatagttatttttgtgATTATGCCCCAATCTGTGGGCTAGCTTGTAATGATATTTCCATAAATATTTTGATGGGTAAAATTTCCTATGGTCTCCTGATTTGCACACCACTCATATTGATCGTCATCTCATATTTCTGCATTTCTGTGGCTCTGCTTAAGATTGCTCATGGTGCTGATCGGATCAAGGCCATAAAGACCTGCACCTCACATCTTTTATTGGTGGCAATGTTTTATCTCCCGATTTTATGCAATGTCGTTGCATCTGTAACAACACCTTTGCATCCAAATGTCCAGATAATTAACAACTCTCTGGCACAGATAATACCACCTATGCTGAATCCCATcatatacactctaaaaacagaGGAGGTCATGCAATCCATAAAAGAACTGTACAAACGCAGCAAAGTGAATCCAACCAAAGGAAGAAAAATTAAAGCAGTAggataa